One Candidatus Campbellbacteria bacterium genomic region harbors:
- a CDS encoding ComF family protein — MGIIFSRDAFSRRLAEEATPETITSYARLYTNGDPPNLPHSHILYAYRDPFVRSALHAAKYRNRTDLCVLFGELLWYTFGEELSTESLLNGTPWLVIPIPLSKRHRRVRGYNQTEHIAEGFLKYADVRAFVFSPHSLLMTPSHTHQTHTLRKIERLKNSIGSFTVSDNAAIQGKTIILIDDVITTGATLREASRVLYAAGARLIHYLAVAH, encoded by the coding sequence TTGGGCATTATCTTCTCTCGTGACGCATTTTCGAGACGTCTTGCCGAGGAGGCCACCCCTGAAACAATTACATCGTATGCGCGTCTCTACACTAACGGAGACCCACCAAACCTTCCCCATAGCCACATTCTCTACGCGTACCGTGATCCATTCGTACGAAGTGCACTTCATGCAGCAAAATACAGAAATCGGACAGATCTCTGTGTTCTTTTTGGTGAACTGTTGTGGTACACGTTTGGAGAAGAACTTTCAACTGAAAGTTTACTCAACGGAACCCCGTGGCTCGTTATTCCTATCCCACTTTCAAAACGACATCGTCGAGTGCGCGGATACAATCAAACAGAACACATTGCAGAAGGCTTTTTAAAATATGCCGACGTGCGCGCGTTTGTCTTTTCACCACATTCCCTTCTCATGACACCATCGCACACACACCAAACGCACACGCTCCGAAAAATAGAACGACTCAAAAATAGTATTGGCTCATTCACCGTATCCGACAATGCGGCCATTCAAGGAAAAACAATCATTCTTATTGATGACGTCATCACCACCGGTGCGACACTCCGCGAAGCCTCGCGAGTACTATACGCAGCAGGTGCGCGACTCATTCACTATCTTGCTGTCGCACACTAG
- a CDS encoding right-handed parallel beta-helix repeat-containing protein codes for MAKTFLTKKNNAKSTITDNPLTSGATTVNVQTGDGAKFPAAPFHATLYTSDPSVGEIVKVTAKSTDAFTIERAKENTTAQAWAQNSRIELLVTAKLFDDFQTRTEIIVATDDSGDYNCDGTDDQTEINEAISNLPAGGGIVRLKKGTYTLTGLVEILKDNVVFEGEGAATLIKAANASNLGDILRVGDGGTTPYSNIVIRNLKIDGNQANQTSGNSSPLVLWGTSSNKHKRILIENCWLTGARLDCLKVIGTEESIIRNCFIHDNTGTGIGLFTSSQHNTITGNVLTSNGYGVYDSGCNYNTMTGNVSRSNGYGFYLSNAWREAISGNAIFTSTNYGVYIVGGQRNAVTGNHLYGDSWGMIIGNSSNITKYNVISGNTIAWATSQGIALYHGSGTTINNVVTGNHIFGCGGHGIYLYGSSYNTVTGNAIDNASRSTNNTSHSIYLSNNGSVYSTYNVISSNNCQATQANKAAYHIREQSTSDDFNLAIANVCKDGVTGQIGLQGTNSVRGTNIPSTG; via the coding sequence ATGGCTAAAACATTCTTAACAAAAAAGAATAACGCCAAGAGCACAATCACGGATAACCCTCTGACATCGGGTGCGACAACCGTGAACGTGCAGACCGGCGACGGTGCAAAGTTTCCGGCGGCTCCATTCCACGCCACGCTCTACACGAGCGACCCAAGCGTGGGAGAAATTGTGAAAGTAACTGCCAAATCGACAGATGCGTTCACAATCGAACGAGCCAAAGAAAACACAACCGCCCAAGCATGGGCGCAAAACAGCCGAATAGAACTCTTGGTAACAGCCAAGCTCTTTGACGACTTCCAAACCCGAACCGAGATCATAGTCGCAACGGACGATTCAGGAGATTACAACTGCGATGGAACAGATGATCAAACGGAGATAAATGAAGCGATTAGCAACTTGCCAGCCGGTGGCGGTATCGTTCGTTTGAAAAAAGGAACGTACACACTAACCGGTCTTGTCGAAATTCTCAAAGACAATGTCGTGTTTGAGGGTGAAGGGGCGGCGACACTTATAAAAGCGGCCAATGCCAGCAACCTCGGCGACATCTTGCGTGTGGGAGATGGAGGTACAACACCGTACTCAAATATCGTCATTCGAAACTTGAAAATCGACGGCAATCAAGCAAATCAAACTTCCGGAAATTCCAGTCCACTTGTACTCTGGGGTACGAGCTCAAACAAACACAAACGAATCCTCATTGAGAACTGCTGGCTCACCGGTGCTCGCCTCGACTGCCTGAAAGTTATCGGCACCGAGGAAAGCATCATCAGAAATTGCTTCATCCACGACAACACCGGAACCGGAATAGGACTCTTCACCAGCTCACAGCACAACACGATCACTGGAAATGTTCTGACTTCAAACGGTTATGGCGTGTATGACAGCGGATGCAACTACAACACGATGACCGGCAATGTTAGCCGAAGCAACGGCTACGGTTTCTATCTAAGCAACGCTTGGCGAGAAGCTATCTCCGGCAATGCCATCTTCACCAGCACAAACTACGGAGTGTACATAGTCGGAGGTCAAAGAAATGCTGTGACAGGCAATCATCTCTACGGCGATAGCTGGGGAATGATTATCGGAAACAGCTCAAACATAACCAAGTACAACGTCATCTCCGGAAATACGATCGCATGGGCGACGAGCCAAGGCATCGCTCTCTATCACGGAAGCGGTACCACGATCAATAACGTGGTAACTGGCAATCACATCTTCGGATGCGGAGGTCACGGAATCTACCTGTACGGCTCTTCCTACAACACCGTCACCGGAAACGCCATCGACAATGCTTCCAGAAGCACCAACAACACGTCACACAGTATCTATCTCTCCAACAACGGATCGGTTTACTCAACCTATAACGTTATCTCCTCGAATAACTGCCAAGCGACCCAAGCGAATAAGGCCGCCTATCACATCCGTGAACAGAGTACGAGCGATGACTTCAATCTGGCAATCGCAAATGTCTGCAAGGATGGCGTAACCGGACAGATCGGACTGCAAGGAACCAACTCAGTGAGAGGCACAAACATCCCATCAACTGGATAA
- a CDS encoding DUF1761 domain-containing protein yields MYINFLAVFLAGGVSLFLAWAWYSNFLFGRQWRALSGLPDEYHQQMATDKKMMAQTMLIYFVGLVLMAGVLARVLFYMGAYGVMDGITTAFWMWIGFVAPCMLGMKLWERKTWAYYFINVGYVLLALVVSGVILMLWH; encoded by the coding sequence ATGTATATAAATTTTCTAGCAGTTTTTCTAGCAGGAGGTGTGTCTCTTTTTCTTGCGTGGGCATGGTACAGTAATTTTCTTTTTGGTCGTCAGTGGCGGGCACTCAGCGGACTTCCGGATGAGTACCATCAACAAATGGCAACTGATAAAAAAATGATGGCACAAACAATGTTGATATATTTTGTCGGGCTTGTTTTGATGGCAGGCGTTTTGGCACGTGTGTTGTTTTACATGGGGGCATATGGGGTTATGGATGGTATAACAACAGCGTTCTGGATGTGGATTGGATTTGTTGCACCGTGTATGTTGGGAATGAAACTTTGGGAGCGAAAAACATGGGCATATTACTTCATCAACGTTGGATACGTGTTACTCGCACTCGTTGTGTCTGGTGTTATTCTCATGCTTTGGCACTAG
- a CDS encoding type II/IV secretion system protein, with product MSFLNELAQKGVIDESSVGAFEKEAQTTGKSVEDIARAHGVLSEEILQAKGVYFGLPTKAITAPISFETLRYIPEESAQHYQIAPLAIVDGALEVGIVDPDNVEARDALQFIATKISMPYKLFLISQTDFENILKNYQGLTGEVTKALTDLETELSEEEEELSRKLQEAGKRDKDTGETQLVEDAPVTKIVATILKHAIEGDASDIHIEPTAESVKVRFRVDGALSTNLTLPLSVHQAIVARIKILCNMKLDEKRKPQDNRFSARIAGRKIDFRVSTFPAYYGEKVVLRILDSEKGVLPLSQIGFSERNLKIIRNAITRPYGLILISGPTGSGKSTTLYSMLQEVDRETQNVLSLEDPVEYSISGMNQSQVRPEIGYTFASGLRTTLRQDPDIIMVGEIRDKETAQLAVQAALTGHLVFSTIHTNNAMGAIPRLIDMGVDPFLIGPTLILTMAQRLVRKLCPDSGKKMPIDGGLKSMFEKQFADLPKEYRSEIPPSSEFYGLQSTDDCPNGTRGRVAVFEVAEMTKELEHIILTDPVEPKLFAAARAHGMITMREDALMKSMRGEVPFEEVNTLGGLYDTADDSFVDENAPEQDTPMVQ from the coding sequence ATGTCTTTTTTAAATGAACTTGCACAAAAAGGTGTTATTGACGAATCGTCTGTAGGTGCTTTTGAAAAAGAGGCACAAACAACAGGAAAAAGTGTTGAGGATATTGCGCGTGCCCATGGCGTACTGTCAGAAGAAATTCTTCAGGCAAAGGGTGTGTATTTTGGTCTTCCTACAAAAGCAATTACAGCACCAATTTCATTCGAAACGCTGCGGTATATTCCTGAGGAGTCAGCTCAGCATTATCAAATTGCGCCACTTGCTATTGTAGATGGGGCACTTGAAGTTGGTATTGTTGATCCTGATAACGTTGAGGCGCGTGATGCGTTACAATTTATTGCGACAAAGATATCGATGCCCTATAAACTTTTTTTGATATCGCAAACTGATTTTGAAAATATTCTCAAAAATTATCAAGGATTGACGGGGGAGGTGACCAAGGCACTCACTGATTTGGAGACAGAGCTTAGTGAAGAAGAGGAGGAGCTGTCTCGTAAATTACAAGAAGCAGGCAAGCGAGATAAAGATACCGGCGAAACACAACTTGTTGAAGATGCTCCTGTAACAAAAATTGTGGCGACGATTCTCAAGCATGCCATTGAAGGAGATGCGTCAGATATTCACATTGAGCCAACCGCGGAAAGTGTAAAAGTTCGTTTTCGAGTTGATGGTGCGCTCTCGACAAACCTCACACTACCGCTTTCGGTACATCAAGCAATCGTCGCGCGTATCAAAATTCTCTGTAACATGAAGCTTGATGAAAAGCGCAAGCCACAAGACAATCGATTTTCGGCACGCATTGCAGGTCGTAAAATAGATTTCCGTGTCTCAACATTTCCTGCGTACTATGGAGAAAAGGTGGTGTTGCGTATTCTCGATTCAGAAAAAGGCGTGTTGCCCCTCTCGCAGATTGGTTTTTCAGAGCGTAATCTCAAAATAATTCGCAATGCGATTACGCGACCGTACGGACTCATTCTTATTTCTGGTCCAACAGGTTCAGGAAAATCAACGACGCTCTATTCGATGTTGCAAGAAGTTGACCGAGAAACACAAAACGTTCTTTCTCTTGAAGACCCAGTTGAATACAGTATTTCAGGAATGAACCAATCGCAGGTGCGTCCAGAAATTGGATACACGTTTGCGTCAGGACTTCGCACAACACTTCGACAAGATCCAGACATCATCATGGTGGGAGAAATTCGAGATAAAGAAACAGCGCAACTTGCAGTGCAGGCGGCGCTCACCGGTCACCTTGTGTTTTCAACTATCCACACCAACAATGCCATGGGTGCTATTCCACGTCTTATCGATATGGGTGTTGATCCGTTTCTTATTGGCCCAACGCTCATCTTAACAATGGCACAACGTCTTGTGCGTAAATTGTGTCCTGACTCAGGAAAGAAAATGCCAATTGATGGTGGCCTGAAATCAATGTTTGAAAAACAGTTCGCTGATTTGCCAAAAGAGTATCGTTCAGAAATACCGCCGTCGAGTGAATTTTATGGATTGCAATCAACGGATGATTGTCCAAACGGAACGCGTGGGCGTGTTGCTGTTTTTGAAGTTGCTGAAATGACCAAAGAACTCGAGCACATTATTTTGACGGATCCCGTTGAACCAAAATTGTTTGCCGCTGCTCGTGCACACGGTATGATTACTATGCGTGAAGATGCGCTCATGAAAAGTATGCGTGGGGAGGTACCATTTGAAGAAGTTAATACACTAGGAGGTTTGTATGATACTGCGGACGATTCGTTTGTTGACGAAAATGCACCAGAACAAGATACTCCCATGGTACAATAA
- the pilO gene encoding type 4a pilus biogenesis protein PilO, whose translation MRFISSIIFILLSLGIFFGFTNGRYVATKSVRTEIAQYDDALAKAASLATLRDSLKDTYNSFSQDELRRLDTLIPDTIDTVRLIIDINAIARRHGLTVLNIAVDGATDAGTKKTGIGPQESAYGTISVSFNVSTTYERFKSFLGELENSLRLIDVDSVTLGETNPITGIATYSIRAKTYWLR comes from the coding sequence ATGCGTTTTATTTCAAGCATCATTTTCATACTTCTTTCCCTTGGTATCTTTTTTGGTTTTACCAACGGTAGATATGTTGCAACAAAAAGTGTTCGCACAGAAATTGCACAGTACGATGACGCATTGGCAAAAGCGGCAAGTCTTGCAACGTTACGGGATTCACTCAAAGATACATATAACTCATTTTCACAAGATGAGTTACGCCGTTTGGATACACTCATTCCAGACACCATTGATACCGTTCGTCTCATTATTGATATAAATGCCATTGCGCGTAGACATGGCCTTACGGTTCTCAATATAGCAGTTGATGGTGCTACAGATGCGGGAACTAAAAAAACAGGAATAGGTCCACAAGAAAGTGCGTACGGTACTATTTCGGTTTCATTCAATGTGTCAACAACGTATGAACGATTCAAGTCATTCCTCGGGGAGCTTGAAAATAGTTTGCGGTTGATTGATGTGGATTCGGTGACACTTGGAGAAACGAATCCTATTACCGGAATAGCAACGTATTCAATTCGTGCCAAAACATATTGGCTTCGTTAA
- a CDS encoding DUF5309 family protein, with protein MAEPAHIIGTRDTLTIEQSQRIPDVDDKIFLLEPGESPLTAFLTQIGKIGDGGGKFKGMALQKRVVYNPEFTEYEDQYSGVWARINNGAGYASGDTALVVDSPGASIFTKYDLVKNTRTGEIMRVTSVNYSTNTLTVARGAGATAAAAILDNDWLLVIGPAFEEGSKSGDSNTTKLVKVTNFTQIFKTKFGVTATENASKLYPSGNPGADLKYLRAKHGIEQAKKIERAYWFGEKKEVTGPDGKPLRLSGGILEAITAAGNVQDEAASALTEAEFRSFLQNYAFKYGSAEKYFFCGNTVLGYLESFATSKMYIVPSDKTFGVEIRKFQSSFGTLNIVRHPMFDNQYAGIGVVVDLSTLKHCPLNGRDTMLETNIQDNDADEEVDQYKTEAGLQRVNFEKNALLKGVA; from the coding sequence ATGGCAGAACCTGCACACATCATCGGCACGAGAGATACGTTGACTATCGAACAGTCACAGCGTATTCCCGATGTCGACGACAAAATCTTCCTGCTTGAACCCGGAGAATCGCCGCTCACAGCTTTCTTGACCCAAATCGGAAAGATCGGTGACGGCGGTGGCAAGTTCAAGGGCATGGCTCTTCAAAAGAGAGTCGTGTACAACCCGGAATTCACTGAATATGAGGATCAGTATTCCGGAGTCTGGGCTCGAATCAACAACGGTGCCGGATACGCATCCGGTGACACGGCGTTGGTCGTAGACAGCCCAGGAGCATCGATCTTCACAAAGTACGATCTGGTGAAAAACACCCGTACTGGTGAAATCATGCGAGTCACTTCAGTCAATTACTCCACGAATACCCTCACAGTAGCTCGTGGAGCCGGTGCAACAGCGGCCGCCGCTATCTTAGATAACGATTGGCTGTTGGTCATCGGTCCGGCCTTTGAGGAAGGATCGAAGTCTGGCGATTCCAACACGACTAAACTCGTGAAGGTCACTAACTTCACCCAAATCTTCAAGACCAAATTCGGCGTCACTGCAACTGAGAACGCCTCGAAGCTCTATCCGTCCGGTAACCCCGGTGCGGACTTGAAGTACCTGCGTGCAAAGCATGGTATTGAACAAGCAAAGAAAATCGAGCGTGCGTACTGGTTCGGTGAAAAGAAAGAAGTGACCGGTCCCGACGGCAAACCGCTTCGCCTCTCCGGAGGAATCTTGGAAGCGATCACAGCCGCCGGCAACGTCCAGGACGAGGCGGCTTCAGCTCTAACCGAAGCTGAATTCCGATCGTTCCTCCAGAATTATGCGTTCAAGTACGGATCAGCCGAGAAGTATTTCTTCTGCGGTAACACCGTGCTCGGATACTTGGAAAGCTTTGCAACTTCCAAGATGTACATCGTACCGAGCGATAAGACCTTCGGAGTCGAAATCCGTAAGTTCCAGTCGTCATTCGGAACGCTGAACATTGTCCGTCACCCGATGTTCGACAACCAGTACGCCGGTATCGGTGTAGTGGTCGATCTCTCCACGCTCAAGCATTGCCCACTGAATGGTCGAGACACCATGCTCGAAACCAACATTCAGGACAACGATGCTGACGAGGAAGTCGATCAGTATAAGACCGAAGCCGGTTTGCAGAGAGTCAACTTCGAAAAGAACGCATTGCTCAAGGGCGTCGCCTAA
- the pilM gene encoding type IV pilus assembly protein PilM, with amino-acid sequence MSPFSDILKNITGDLFKPKGGSVIGLDVSSSTIKVVQLGRKHGRAVLETYGELALGPYAGVDSGKATNLSAEKLGEAVADLMKESKVSTNLCGVAIPLSASLINVIEMPDVGEARLHEMVPIELRKYVPVSINEVMIDWRIVPKVEAQDRTEQPVDDTKIKKVEILAVAIHKETIEKYNTVVQKANLNASFFEIEVFSTIRAALEEELAPTMILGLGAATTKIYIVDRKVLRESHVISRGSQEITLALTKGLGIDEKKADEMKRTYGVIKEGPNADVGQIVSIVVDSIFAEAQHIMLSYQRKHARNIGRVILTGGGVVIPGMNERARDIFQADISVSNPFRKVESPAFLEEVLRKVGPEFDVAVGVALRRLEEQG; translated from the coding sequence ATGTCCCCTTTTTCAGATATACTCAAAAACATTACAGGCGACCTCTTTAAACCAAAAGGGGGAAGTGTCATTGGGCTTGATGTGAGCTCATCAACAATAAAAGTCGTCCAACTTGGACGAAAGCATGGCCGTGCTGTTCTTGAAACGTACGGTGAGTTGGCGCTTGGTCCGTACGCTGGAGTTGATTCGGGGAAGGCGACAAATCTTTCAGCCGAAAAACTTGGTGAAGCGGTTGCGGATTTGATGAAAGAATCAAAAGTAAGCACTAATTTATGCGGCGTGGCTATTCCACTATCTGCAAGTTTAATTAACGTGATTGAAATGCCTGATGTCGGCGAAGCGCGATTGCACGAGATGGTTCCTATTGAATTGCGCAAGTATGTTCCTGTAAGTATCAACGAAGTGATGATTGATTGGCGCATTGTTCCAAAAGTTGAAGCACAAGATAGAACAGAGCAGCCTGTCGATGATACAAAAATAAAGAAAGTTGAAATATTGGCAGTTGCTATTCACAAAGAAACGATTGAAAAATATAACACTGTTGTGCAGAAGGCGAATTTGAACGCAAGCTTTTTTGAAATTGAAGTGTTCAGTACCATTCGTGCCGCTCTTGAAGAAGAGTTGGCACCAACAATGATTCTTGGATTAGGTGCAGCAACAACCAAAATTTATATTGTAGATAGAAAAGTGCTTCGTGAATCTCACGTGATTAGTCGAGGTTCTCAAGAAATAACACTTGCTCTCACAAAAGGGCTTGGTATCGATGAAAAGAAAGCAGATGAAATGAAGCGCACATATGGGGTGATTAAGGAGGGTCCAAATGCTGACGTTGGTCAGATCGTGTCCATTGTTGTTGATTCGATTTTCGCGGAAGCACAGCACATTATGTTGTCATACCAGCGTAAACATGCACGCAATATTGGTAGGGTTATTTTGACTGGTGGAGGGGTGGTCATTCCTGGGATGAACGAACGTGCGCGGGATATTTTTCAGGCAGATATTTCTGTTTCAAATCCGTTTAGAAAAGTTGAGTCGCCAGCATTTCTCGAGGAGGTGTTACGTAAAGTGGGTCCTGAGTTTGATGTTGCTGTTGGTGTTGCATTACGACGACTTGAAGAGCAGGGATAG
- a CDS encoding BppU family phage baseplate upper protein: MSIKIVQNDTRPPLEFSLTQDGAPVDLTGCTVKFYMKDSSTGSVKINGVACVITDATKGKCRYNWTASDTNTVGTYLGEVEVTFPDAKIQTGFKQLSIIIRDDI; the protein is encoded by the coding sequence ATGAGCATCAAAATCGTACAAAATGACACCCGTCCTCCACTGGAATTCAGTCTGACACAAGACGGTGCGCCGGTGGATTTAACCGGATGCACGGTGAAGTTCTACATGAAGGACTCCTCCACTGGATCGGTAAAGATTAACGGCGTGGCATGCGTTATCACTGACGCAACTAAAGGAAAATGCCGATACAACTGGACGGCCTCCGACACGAACACGGTCGGAACGTATCTCGGTGAGGTCGAGGTGACGTTCCCTGATGCAAAAATTCAGACCGGGTTCAAACAATTATCAATCATCATCCGTGATGACATCTAA
- a CDS encoding LysM peptidoglycan-binding domain-containing protein has translation MATITIQKGQTLSGIAKQQGTTVDALLKANPSIKNPNLIYAGASLSLPGAPASPVVAPGANPSPKPAPVTPSSTVNQRIDQISSPGTSGVPAKSTLYGAEVPSSTSLLTKYRSELGLDSALKSMQDNQTAYLDTLKNLPKKSDIYEQEKAKRGIDVMQKNLLSLDDRLASMELAIDDSEKDIRNRMVQGGGLVTESQTQRLVASEKQPLIDEYRKLLNERNRLADKLGVADSSAKDAAGMQYEDSTLPLTVAEKTLGFQKDQYSVLGDLLKQVFGASEKDVANIVEASKYGKAEEKKDAQDVIDRAIQLANLANSTPAGTVHDIAGTKVVGAKSGSGSDGGGSSSDVEAYALELLNNPNFTASNVPQNIRAQVLQKRDQIVAEANAQQQADAAAAQALKSGQPKITAQDFGAGVKDVFTQQIPNLAKSGYNTGKSFLKGLFGIGN, from the coding sequence ATGGCAACAATAACAATACAAAAAGGTCAGACCCTTTCGGGAATCGCCAAACAGCAAGGGACGACGGTCGACGCCCTGCTGAAAGCGAATCCAAGTATCAAGAATCCGAACCTGATATACGCAGGTGCGAGCTTGAGCTTGCCCGGAGCACCGGCTTCACCCGTTGTTGCCCCGGGGGCGAACCCTTCACCCAAACCTGCACCTGTGACACCTTCTTCGACCGTAAACCAGCGTATTGACCAAATTTCGAGCCCTGGGACGAGCGGCGTGCCAGCCAAAAGCACCCTATACGGAGCTGAAGTGCCTTCTTCGACCAGTTTGCTCACAAAATACCGATCTGAACTCGGTCTCGATTCTGCCCTCAAAAGCATGCAGGACAACCAGACTGCCTACCTCGATACACTCAAGAATCTGCCGAAAAAATCAGACATCTACGAGCAGGAAAAAGCGAAGCGAGGTATTGATGTGATGCAGAAAAATCTCTTGAGCTTAGATGATCGTCTGGCATCGATGGAACTTGCTATTGATGACTCAGAGAAGGACATCCGAAACCGAATGGTACAAGGCGGTGGCCTTGTGACCGAGAGTCAAACACAAAGATTGGTCGCTTCAGAGAAACAACCGCTCATAGACGAGTACCGGAAACTTCTCAACGAGCGTAACCGACTGGCCGACAAACTCGGCGTAGCAGATTCATCTGCGAAAGATGCGGCCGGCATGCAATACGAGGATTCAACACTGCCACTCACTGTTGCAGAAAAAACACTCGGATTCCAAAAAGACCAATACAGCGTTCTTGGCGATCTCTTGAAGCAAGTATTCGGTGCTTCAGAAAAAGATGTCGCAAATATTGTCGAAGCTTCCAAGTATGGAAAAGCGGAGGAAAAGAAAGATGCCCAAGACGTAATTGATCGAGCAATTCAACTCGCAAACCTCGCAAACAGTACACCGGCCGGAACGGTACATGATATCGCCGGTACGAAAGTAGTCGGTGCAAAGTCTGGTAGCGGATCAGACGGAGGCGGTTCATCGAGTGACGTAGAAGCATACGCACTCGAACTTCTAAACAACCCTAACTTCACTGCAAGCAACGTGCCTCAAAACATCCGTGCTCAAGTACTTCAGAAACGAGATCAGATCGTTGCTGAAGCAAACGCCCAACAGCAAGCGGATGCGGCCGCCGCTCAAGCATTGAAATCGGGTCAGCCAAAGATAACCGCTCAAGACTTCGGTGCTGGGGTCAAAGACGTATTCACTCAACAGATACCGAACCTTGCGAAGTCCGGATACAACACCGGTAAGAGCTTCTTGAAGGGTCTCTTCGGTATCGGAAATTAA
- a CDS encoding N-acetylmuramoyl-L-alanine amidase: MNIIQKKSPNFWSGRKGYRPEGVVIHIMDGTLIGTDSWFANTSSQVSAHYGIGRGGEVHQYVQENDSAWHAGRVDAPLWKLIKPNVNPNLYTIGIEHEGKPNDVWTDSMKQSSATLIREICQRWQIPIDRNHIVGHFEIFSKKPNCPASNKQILDELVALAGQQTANPSIEDGVRKIEEGLEIIKRAF; encoded by the coding sequence ATGAACATCATTCAAAAGAAATCCCCGAACTTCTGGTCTGGTCGCAAAGGTTACCGGCCAGAGGGCGTTGTCATTCACATCATGGACGGCACGCTCATTGGCACCGATTCATGGTTTGCAAACACTTCATCTCAAGTAAGCGCACATTACGGGATTGGGAGAGGCGGCGAAGTCCACCAGTATGTGCAAGAAAACGATTCCGCCTGGCACGCCGGTCGTGTCGATGCACCTCTCTGGAAGCTTATAAAACCGAATGTGAACCCGAACCTTTATACGATCGGGATCGAACACGAGGGTAAGCCAAACGATGTATGGACTGACTCTATGAAGCAATCAAGTGCAACCTTGATCCGAGAAATTTGCCAGCGATGGCAGATTCCAATCGACCGGAATCACATCGTTGGCCACTTTGAGATCTTCTCAAAGAAACCAAACTGTCCGGCGAGCAACAAACAGATTCTCGACGAACTGGTAGCCCTTGCCGGCCAACAGACAGCCAATCCCTCTATCGAGGATGGTGTGAGGAAAATCGAGGAAGGATTGGAAATTATTAAGCGAGCATTTTAA
- a CDS encoding PilT/PilU family type 4a pilus ATPase — protein sequence MSSKEYTQELFDLLDITVKEGASDLHLSTGYHPTIRVSGTLIPLVKKEVLQLEDVRGLMETLLTPENKEIFLRNKEIDFSYSFRDGAARFRGNCSFSRGGIDIVLRFIPKKIRTIEELALPTILADFARREQGFFLVVGPVGHGKSTTLAAMIDVINSERADHIVTIEDPIEYIFEPKKSMINQREIHIDTEDFHIALKQMFRQDVDVAMVGEMRGQETIATAVTAAETGHLVLSTLHTNSASQTIDRIIDSFPPEQQGQVRLQLAGSLIGIFSQRLVQRVSGGLVPAYELLINTKATANLIREARTHEIDTVIETGSEYGMIDMNRSLAELVRRGDITVETARIHSLNPAVLERLI from the coding sequence ATGTCATCAAAAGAATACACACAAGAACTTTTTGATTTACTTGATATCACCGTGAAAGAGGGTGCATCAGATTTGCACCTATCCACAGGGTATCATCCAACTATTCGTGTGTCTGGAACGCTCATTCCGTTGGTAAAAAAAGAGGTATTGCAGTTGGAAGATGTTCGCGGTCTTATGGAGACGTTGTTGACGCCAGAAAATAAAGAGATTTTTTTGCGCAATAAAGAAATTGATTTTTCGTACAGTTTTAGAGATGGGGCGGCTCGTTTTCGTGGCAACTGCTCGTTTTCTCGTGGTGGTATTGATATTGTATTGCGTTTTATTCCCAAAAAGATTCGTACTATTGAAGAACTTGCTCTACCAACAATACTTGCCGATTTTGCTCGTCGCGAGCAAGGATTCTTTCTTGTGGTGGGACCTGTGGGGCACGGAAAATCAACTACACTTGCCGCAATGATTGATGTTATTAACTCTGAACGTGCTGACCACATTGTGACGATTGAAGATCCTATCGAATACATTTTTGAGCCAAAGAAGTCCATGATTAATCAACGTGAGATTCATATCGATACGGAGGATTTTCACATTGCACTCAAACAAATGTTTCGTCAGGACGTGGATGTTGCCATGGTGGGTGAGATGCGTGGACAAGAAACAATTGCAACGGCGGTTACCGCAGCGGAGACAGGACACCTGGTGCTTTCGACGTTACACACCAATAGTGCTTCACAAACCATTGATCGTATTATTGACTCGTTTCCTCCAGAACAGCAAGGTCAGGTACGTCTACAACTCGCAGGTTCTCTTATTGGTATTTTCTCGCAACGTCTTGTACAACGAGTATCGGGTGGATTGGTTCCTGCGTACGAGTTACTCATTAACACAAAGGCAACAGCAAATCTTATTCGTGAAGCACGAACACATGAAATAGATACCGTGATTGAAACAGGTTCTGAATACGGCATGATAGACATGAATCGTTCGCTTGCAGAGTTGGTGCGTCGAGGGGATATTACTGTTGAGACGGCACGCATTCATTCGCTTAATCCTGCAGTGCTCGAGAGACTCATTTAG